From Brevibacillus marinus, a single genomic window includes:
- a CDS encoding LCP family protein, which produces MSETVANRRSDSAKKRKRPGRRKQWRRMIALFALFMILAVGGVAAAVVYQFNHALDEVTNDPYQTSSDGAEKKTEYRSEEPLSFVILGRDTREGTGSLNTDVMMVAVANPQTQKVTLLSLPRDTRVKIPGYRGYYKINAVFANGEAERRKAEARHETPTENGITLTKKTLESMLGIPIQHYVEVNFEGFKAVIDELGGIEVNVDRKLVYDDPTDGTRIYLEPGLQVLNGEQALGYVRHRLDNRGPKYYSSDFDRNRRQQEVVKAVMKKLVSFEGIPKILSVLNTASQYVRTDLSKEQIKGLVYDFRRFNPDNLVVLENGAVWNAALSKTLLPRENMEQIRATLMREMGVTATAELSDAAIAEYAATEVASERRQQPKETAKPVATPAAKPPQQEDQAAKPADEEEHSTTTDGTTPPADSDPANPAQPADRPAGQPSQPPAAGDGQTAEPPNGTNEPADGQTPPNGGDAGSGSGGSGGSATPPPDIAPLPGTAPPA; this is translated from the coding sequence ATGTCCGAGACAGTCGCGAACCGTCGCTCTGACTCCGCGAAAAAGCGGAAGAGGCCAGGGCGACGGAAACAATGGCGACGGATGATTGCCCTGTTTGCGTTGTTCATGATCCTGGCCGTCGGTGGTGTTGCCGCCGCTGTCGTATATCAGTTCAATCACGCGTTGGATGAGGTGACCAACGACCCGTACCAAACCTCTTCTGACGGAGCGGAGAAAAAGACCGAGTACCGCTCGGAAGAACCGCTCTCCTTTGTCATCCTGGGCCGCGATACGCGCGAGGGGACCGGCTCACTGAACACAGACGTGATGATGGTCGCCGTGGCCAACCCGCAAACGCAAAAAGTGACGCTGCTCTCCCTGCCGCGCGACACGCGCGTCAAAATTCCTGGCTACCGCGGCTATTACAAGATCAACGCGGTGTTTGCCAACGGGGAGGCGGAGCGGCGGAAAGCGGAGGCGAGACATGAGACGCCGACGGAAAACGGCATCACGCTGACCAAGAAAACCTTGGAATCGATGCTGGGGATCCCGATTCAGCACTACGTTGAGGTGAACTTTGAAGGGTTCAAGGCGGTGATCGACGAACTGGGCGGGATCGAGGTAAATGTGGATCGCAAGCTGGTGTACGACGATCCGACTGACGGTACGCGGATTTACCTGGAACCGGGATTGCAAGTGTTAAATGGCGAACAGGCATTGGGGTACGTCCGTCACCGCCTGGACAACCGCGGTCCCAAGTACTATTCCAGCGATTTTGACCGCAACCGCCGCCAGCAGGAAGTGGTAAAAGCGGTGATGAAAAAGCTGGTTTCCTTTGAAGGCATACCGAAAATTCTCAGCGTGCTCAACACGGCCAGCCAATACGTGCGCACCGACTTGTCCAAGGAGCAGATCAAGGGGCTGGTGTACGACTTCCGGCGCTTCAATCCCGATAACCTGGTCGTTTTGGAAAACGGCGCAGTTTGGAACGCGGCGCTCAGCAAGACCCTGCTGCCGCGCGAAAACATGGAGCAGATCCGCGCGACGCTGATGCGCGAAATGGGCGTGACCGCGACTGCTGAATTGAGCGATGCGGCGATCGCGGAATACGCGGCGACAGAAGTGGCCAGCGAACGCCGCCAGCAGCCAAAAGAGACAGCGAAGCCTGTGGCGACACCGGCAGCCAAGCCGCCGCAACAGGAGGATCAAGCGGCAAAGCCGGCTGATGAGGAGGAGCACAGCACCACTACCGATGGGACAACCCCGCCGGCTGACAGCGATCCGGCGAACCCGGCGCAGCCCGCAGATCGGCCAGCTGGCCAGCCGTCACAACCGCCCGCCGCGGGCGACGGCCAGACAGCGGAGCCGCCGAACGGGACCAACGAACCAGCCGATGGACAGACGCCGCCAAATGGCGGGGACGCGGGGAGTGGCAGCGGCGGAAGCGGTGGAAGTGCAACACCGCCGCCGGATATTGCCCCACTCCCAGGGACGGCTCCCCCGGCGTAA